The genomic DNA GCAGCGCTGCAGCCCATATGATGACTGCGGGCCTGCATGTCGACGCGATCGACGCCTCACAGGCGATGGTCGCGCTGGCCCGGGCGCGCGGTGTCCCGGCCCGCGTCGCGGGTTTCGATGACGTCGCGGGCACTGCCATCTACGATGGCGTCTGGGCCAGCTTCAGTCTGCTGCACGCCCCGCGCACCGATCTGCCGCGCCACATCGGCGCAATCGCCGACGCCCTGCGTCCCGGGGGCCTGTTTCATATCGCCATGAAAACCGGCACCGGCACGCGGCGCGACCCGATCGACAGGCTCTATACCTACGTCACCGAGGCAGAGCTGCGCGGCCTGCTCTGCGATGGCGGCCTGACCCCGGTTGACGTGCGAACGGGGGTGGACAAGGGCCTTGCCGGCACCGATGACCCCTTCATCGTGATCCAAGCCCGGAAAGACCCCCATGCCTGACCTTTTCGCCTATACCGATGGTGCCTGTTCGGGAAATCCCGGCCCCGGCGGCTGGGGCTGCGTGATGATCGCCCGCGAGGGTGATGCCATCGTCCGGCAGCGGGACCTGAACGGCGGGGCCAAGCTGACCACGAACAACCAGATGGAACTTCTCGCCGCGATCTCGGCGCTCGAAAGTCTGACGAAACCCAGCCGGATCACCATCGTGACGGACAGCGTCTACGTGAAGGACGGGATCACCAGCTGGATCCACGGCTGGAAAAAGCGCGGCTGGAAGACCGCTGCCAACAAGCCCGTCAAGAACGAGGATCTGTGGAAGCGCCTTGACGCCGCGACGCAATCCCATGACGTGACCTGGAAATGGGTCAAGGGACATGCTGGCCACGCGGAAAACGAGCGGGCCGACGAGCTTGCCCGCGCCGGAATGGCCCCGTTCAAGCCGTAACCCTGCGTTCCACGTCGCCAGCCGGAGGCTTTTGCCAATGCCCCTCCTCACCGCCCTCGATTACGCCAGTGTCTTCGTCTTCGCCCTGACCGGCGCGTTGGTGGCAAGCCGCGCCCAACTGGATTTGATCGGCTTTATCTTCATCGCGTCCATCACGGCCGTCGGCGGCGGCACCCTGCGCGACGTGATCCTGAACCGGGACACGGTCTTCTGGGTCGCCAACCCGGTCTATATCGGCGTGGCGGCGACCGCCGCCGTCATCGTCTTCTTCACAGCACACCTGCTGGAAAGCCGGTATCGCGGCATCGTCTGGCTCGACGCGCTGGCACTCAGCGTCGCCGTCCCCTCCGGCGTCGGTGCCGCCGTCGCGATGGACATGTCCTCCTCCATCGTCGTGATCATGGGCATCACGACCGGATGCTTCGGTGGCCTGATGCGGGATGTGGTCTGTAACGAAGTCCCCCTCGTTCTCAAACAGGGAGAGCTCTACGTCACCTGCGCCCTTTGCGGCAGCACGGTGGCGGTAGTCCTTCTGGCTGTCACGGGTGCTCTACCCCTGGCGCTTCTGGGCTGTGCCGCGGCGACATGTGCCCTGCGGGCCGGCAGCATCCTCTGGCACTGGCGCCTGCCGGTCTACAAGAGCTTCCCGCCCCGACAGTGATCATCGCCGGGGACGGTGGGCGGGGCGTCGTGGGCGGCGCAGCCGCGTCACGCGCGCCGTCCGCCGTCCCCGCGCCCCGTCAGACCTTCAGGACAATCTTGCCGATATGATTCCCCGCTTCCATCCGGGCGTGGGCACCACTGGCATCGGCAAGCGCGAATTCCTGATCCATCACCGGCCCGACCCGCCCCGCCGCCAGCAGCGGCCAGACGTGGTCGCGCAGCTGGTCCGCGATCCGCGCCTTCGCCAGATCGCTCTGCGGCCGCAGGGTGCTGCCGGTCAGCGTCAGACGTCGGGTCATCATCTGGACCATGTTCAGCTCGGCCTTCATGCCCTGCAGGAACGCGATCTGCACAAGGCGGCCGTCGTCGGCCAGGGCGTTGATGTTGCGCTGGATATAGCTGCCACCCACCATGTCGAGGATCAGGTCCGCGCCACCCTCGGCCTTCACCACCGCAACGAAGTCATCGTCCTTGTAGTTGATGGCGATCTCCGCCCCCAGGTCACGGCACGCTGCCAGCTTGTCGGCGGAACTCGCCGTGGTGAACACGCGCGCACCCAGCACATGCGCCAGCTGAATCGCCGTCGTGCCGATCCCGCTCGATCCGCCGTGGACCAGAAAACGCTCTCCGGCCTGCAGACCGCCGCGCATGAACACGTTGGACCAGACCGTGAAATAGGTTTCCGGCAGGCAGGCGGCATGCTTCATGTCCATGCCCTCCGGCACCGGCAGACAATGCGCCGCGGGGGTCGCGACGTATTCCGCGTAACCGCCGCCGGGCAAAAGCGCGCAGACGGCATCACCCACCTTCAGCGACGCGACATTGGCGCCCACCGCATGCACGGTCCCGGCACATTCCAGCCCCGGGAGGTCGGATGCAGACTTCGGCGGCGCATAATTCCCCGCCCGCTGCAGCGCGTCGGGTCGGTTCACCCCGGCGTAAGCGACCTTGATGACGACCTGGTCCGGCCCCGCCTCGGGCATGGGGCGTTCGCACAGCTTGAGGACGTCCGGGCCACCCGGCGTCGTGATCTCGACAGCCTTCATCGGTCACCTCCCATGCGCCACATGCCGGGCACACGCGGGTCACCGCCGGCCCGCGGCGCCTTGACCATCCCCATCAACCGCCCGAGTGGCGCCGTCAGCGGTTTCAGCAACCGGCTCTCGTTGACCTGTGCCTTCAGCTTTTCGATCTGCATCACCTCTGCAATCCGCCGGTCGATGAAGGCGTCGGTCTCGGCATGTCCCTCGGACTGGTCGCCCAGCCAGAACAGCACGACCGAGGCCCAGACACCCGACAGCGTCGCGCGTTTCGTATACCAGTTCACATCGTCAGAGGTGTCGCCCAGCGCCGTCCAGATCGCATCCGCCGTCCCCCAGATCAGCTTTGCACCGTCGGCAGCCAGATGTGGCAGGGCAAACAGGGCCGTGCCACGCCGCACCGCTTCCTTGTCCTCGATCACGTCAAGACGGACGCGCAACGCATGGGCCACCCATTCGCTGTAGCGCCTGTTGCCACGCGATTCCCGTTTCATGGCGTCAACCATGGCGCGGTCACCTTCGGTGTGAAACAGGGCGGCCAGATCGACGGCACCGCGCGGGCACAGCGCGCGCGCCTGTGCGGGGTCCATCTGGGTCGCATCGATGGCCGCCTTGAAGGTGGCGGGCGACCAGCCGTCGAATGCGACGTTCGGCAGGGCGGCCTCCAGCAGTTGCAGCTTGGCAGGATCGGGGGCTGTCATCGGCATGATAGGTCCTTCGTTCAGGTCACTGGACAAACTAGTGCGGCGCTGCTATGTGCCCACTTCCTGCGAATTATTGCAAATCCAACTTAGAGAGGTGGTGAAAACCACATGCAGGTTAGTGTTCGTGATAACAACGTCGATCAGGCGTTGCGTGCTCTGAAGAAGAAACTTCAGCGTGAAGGCGTGTTCCGCGAAATGAAGCTCAAGCAGCATTTCGAGAAGCCCTCCGTCCGCAAGGCGCGCGAGAAAGCCGAAGCCATCCGCCGTCAGCGCAAGCTGGCGCGCAAGAAGGCCCAGCGCGAAGGTCTGTTGTAAGACAGATCAACGTCGATTGACACGGTTGAACCCCCGGCTGGCAACAGACGGGGGTTTTTTTTATCTCAAATTGGTGGCGTGTTTTACCGATCGGAAAGTTTTGTCGGCGAGTATCTGAGTGTTGGCTCGAAAGGAAGCGTCATGACTTACCCTCCTCGGATCGTACCTGACAGCGGCTGCAGTTTTGCGCCCCGGCAAGCCTACGACGGCGGCTTTACCATGGCGTTTCAGCCGATCTTCGACACGGCAAGCGGTAAGATCTTCGCCCATGAGGCGCTGGTCCGCAGTGCAGCTGGTGGCCCTGCTGCCGACGTCATGCGCCACGTTAACTGCAAGACACGCTACAGCTTTGACCGCAGATGTCGCGTCAAGGCCATTGCGATGGCGTCCGCCCTTGGCCTGACCTCGCGGCTAAGCGTGAATTGCATGCCCGACGTCGTCATGGATCCGGACACCTGCATTCGCGCGACCCTGATGGCCGCGGACCACTACAAATTCGATCCCGCAAAACTGATTTTCGAATTCAACGAAAAGCATTATCTGCGCGATCCGCAGCACTTGCGGGCCGTCATGGCCGGTTACCGCAGACACGGCTTTCTGACCGCAATCGACAATTTCGGGACCGGGTTTTCGGGTCTGGGGGCCTTGTGTGACGTACAGACGGACATGATCAAGCTGGACAAGACCTTGATCCGAACGATCGACGGCCATGAGGAACAGCAAAGAATGGTCCGCTCCATCATCGGCCTGTGTGATGACCTTGGCGTCAAGATCATCGCGGAGGGGGTCGAGACGCAGCGCGAATTCGACACGCTCCGCGGCCTCGGGGTCACGCACGTACAGGGCTTCTATCTGCGCGAACCGTTGATCGAACGTCTATGCGAAACCGCCCTCGTACCACTGCCCGTCGCGGCCTGAGGGACGGCCATTCCTGGATAGTCACCTAACATGAACGGCTCCACTCCGCCAAACATCAGGCTGTGATCCACTCGCGCAAGTCAAAGACAATCGGCCCGGGAGAGGATTACAGAGCACGCTCCGGGCTTGTTGCGGACAGCGTCGGCAGCAGGTCGGCAATTGCGTCGCGCCGCGCGCCGGTTGCGCGGTCAAGAAGGTCCTTGGTCAGGGCCAGATGGCGTTCACGACACATCTTGTCGGTCACCGTATAGGGTGCAGCGGCAACGAAACTGGACTGAAACAGCCCCGCGAAATCCAGATGCTGAAAGCGGACGCGCTGCGTTTCGTGTGGTGACAGGCCACCGTCGTACAAGAGCGCCTCCAACAGTCCCGCATGCAGCCAGTTCAGACAGTTCATTGCGGTGAACGGGTCGTTGAATCCCGGCGACAGGGCGCGGGCGATCATTTCGACCAATTCATCGGCGATGAACGTCGTCGATTGGGCCTCTGTCCGCGCGTTTCCGGTCGCAAAGGCATCTTGCAGGGTCTTGATCTGCTTGTCGGTCAACGCATCCCGCGCCGTCACCACCATGACGGTCTGATGCGGTGTCACGAAGTCGCCGGGACCCGCGCGAACGGCAATCACCCAGTCATTGTCGCGCGCGCAGTCGACAAGCGTCTTCTTGTCCAGTTGCTGGATATACCCGGTCGTCGTCAGCGCGATGTCATGGCTCTCTGCCTCCTCGGCGACATTTACGGTTTCACTCTCGTGGCCGGACCGGTCGTCGATCAGGCCACGGATACTGGCGCTGAACGTGTGGCCAAGGTTGGACGCGATGTTGGACACGTTGATCGTCTCGGGGACGTGGTGGATGTAATAGATGATCGTAAAGACCGACATCAGCGTCAGTCCCATCGCCGTGGCAAGCCCCACGTAAGGCACGAACGGCGCATCACCGTCCTGCACCGCGCGCAGGACGATGACATTGAAGACAAACGTGCCAAGCAGCAGACCGAAACTGATCTGGGTGCCACGGTCGCGCATGAAATTGCCGATCAGGCGCGGGCCAAAGGTGTCGGCGGCAAATGACACCGCAACGAGCGTCATCGAGAACATGACCCCCGCGACGCCAATCACGGCAGTGGCCAGCGTCGAAAGGGTATTGCTAGCACTGCTGGGATCAATCGCCGTCAACCGGTCCGGCAGATCGAAGGGCAGGACATCCGGATGCAGATCAATCGCGATGGCCCCGCGCCCCAGCAGCAGGCCGCCGATGACAAGCGTCGACGGCCAGAACCAATAGCTGGACCGCGTTTCCTCGATGAGCTTGCGCAGCAGGGCGCGTGACCCGAAAAGCGCCATCTCAGTCACACCCTCTGAACAGTGGAAGGGCATGCTGGCAGACCGGATCGGCCCCGCAGGTGGTGATCACATCAAGCCTGTGGTGCAGGCCAGAGCCCGTCCGTCTGGCGCCTACGAAAGCAATGAGCCGCAGCACAGTCCGATCCCCACAGCTATCCGTAACATACTGCCTCGTGGTTTGTGTCCGGTGCCGCGATGTCCGGCGCCGGTCGCAATCCTGCACCACATTCGGCCGATCCGTGTTCCATTGTCCACCTGCGAAAGCGTGATGGCACGACCATTCCGACCTCAGGCGCATTCTTTTCACGGTGCCGCATGGGAACCGATCCGCGACATGCGGGTTGGTAGGACAGAAAGACACATGTCCCCGTGTCTTGTGTGACTGGCTGATCGGTGTTGTTCCCTCGGCACTTGGATCGGCCAGTCGCCCCCCTCCCACCCTACCAAATGTTGAACGGTCGTAGGCGGCATCGCTGGAACCGGTCGTCGTCAGGACAGTTATGGTCCAACACGATTTGGGGAAACAGCGATGAGCAATTTCAACGAAGGCGACAGCGTGAAGTGGAGCTGGGGCAGCGGGTCCGCGAAAGGCGAAATAGTCAAGCGCTACACGCGCAAGACAACCCTGACCATCAAGGGGACAGAGGTCACGCGTGACGCCAGCGAGGACGCGCCAGCATTCCGCATTCGCCAGGACGACGGCGACGAGGTGCTGAAATCCGTGACCGAGATCGAGGCCGCCTGAATGGCATGCTCTGACATCGCCAAGGCTGCGGACCTTGTTTACTATCCTGACAGCGAGCCGGGGATCAGACGGCGCAGGGCAGGCCGTGGCTTCAGCTATACGGCAGCCGACGGCACCCGGATCGACGACACCGCAGAGCGTGACCGGATCGCCGCCATCGCCGTCCCACCGGCCTTCGAGGATGTCTGGATCTCGCCCTTGTTGCGCGGCCACCTGCAGGCGACGGGCCTCGATGATCGAGAGCGCAAGCAGTATCGCTATCACGCAGACTGGACCGAGCATCACGCACAGCTGAAATTCGAGAAACTGGCGGCCTTTGCCGAGAGTCTGCCGCAGCTTCGCCGGTGGATCGGCAGTCGGCTGCGCGGCCCCATCGGCGACCGGGATACGGCCGTCGCGGCGACGCTTGCCTTGATCGACCGCGCGTCGTTACGGGTCGGTCACAGTGTCTATACCGAGGAAAACGGCAGTTACGGCGCCACGACGATGCTGAATGCGCACGGTGATTTCACCGACGGCCGCGTGCGGTTGGCCTATATCGGCAAGGGAGGTGCCGAGATCGAGAAGGATTTCTACGCCCCGCGCCTCGCGGCCGTGCTGGAAGCCTGTCAGGACCTGCCAGGGGCAGAGATCATCACCTGGATGGATGACGCTGGACAGGCCCATGCCGTCCGGTCAGAGCAGATAAACGAGACGCTTCACACCCTGTGCGGGCCGGACATCACCGCCAAGACGATCCGGACTTGGAATGGGACGCTTGCCGCTTTTGGTGTGGCGCAGTCTGGCGACACCCTGACGATCAAGGCCATGGCAGAGGCGGCAGCCGAGGTGCTGCACAATACGCCGACTGTGGCCAGAAACAGCTATGTCCATCCGGCCGTCATTGCCTTGGCCGAGACGGACAGGGAGGCCGTGACCGAAAGGCTGCAAAATCTGTCGACAGCGCAAAGCCCTGCGGGGTTGCGTCAGGGCGAGGCAGATCTGATCGCCTTCCTGCGCAGCATGTGAAACGGCCGAAGTCCCGCCGTCACATCAAGGGTCGGCGGGGAACGAGATCCAGTTCGACCCTTGCGATCTCGGCAAGTTTGACCTTGTCGTTGATCGTCAGATGCCCATCCGACCAGTCGGCCAATTGCTGATCGCGCAACTTCGAAAGCGTCTTGTTGGTATGCACCAGTGACAGCCCAAGCGCGTCCGCCAGATCCTGCTGACGATACGGCAGGTTCATGCGGCGGTTCTGAACCAGCCCGATCGCTTCGGCGCGCACGAAAGTCCGCAACAAGGCCCACGACAGGGCCTCGAACGCGGAACGCTGACCGATCGAGGTCAGGGCTTCGCCCAGAAAGTGCTCTTCGACCGCTGCAAGCCAGGTGATGTCAAAGCCACGCTCTGGGTGCGATTTGAAGAAATTCCACAATTCCGACCGGTTGAAGACGCAGAGGGTCATCTTGGACGAGGCTTCGACGGAATGGGCCATTTCGCCCATGACACCCGCCTGCAACCCGATGAAATCACCCGGAAAGACAAAGTTCACGACTTGGCGGCCACCGTCCATCGTCGTCTTGTATCGCAGCCCCATCCCGCGCAACGCGGTAAACAGCTGTGGCGAATTCGAACCTTCGATCAGAACGGGGGTGCCAGCCTCGATCGTCAACTCACCAACTTTGAACCGCTGCATCGCCAGCACGTCCTGTTCATTCATCGGTTTGAACAGGGAATGTCGGCGGAGCGGACACTGACTACACTTCGTCGCCATGATGCTTCCCGACAATGACAGCCCTTTGACCCGGCTGTCTCATACTCAATGCAAAAGAGTGCGGACTGGTTCCGCCGCGCCCGGCGGGCGCGTTGCAAACACGCCGTTTCATCAGCGCGGGCGCGATCCTGACATCAGGATCGCGCCCGTCAGATCAGACGTTCAGTGTCTCAGTCGACGAGAAGAACATGGCCTGCGCCACGGCAGAGCGCACCTGATCCTCGGTATAGGGTTTGGCGATCAGGAACGCCGGTTCCGGTTTGTCACCGGTCAGCAGACGCTCTGGGAAGGCGGTGATGAAGATCACCGGCATGTCGCCGAATTCCCCCAGTAATTCGTTGACGGCATCGATACCCGACGAATTATCGGCCAGCTGGATATCGGCGAGAATCAGATCGGGGCGTTCGGATTGTCCCAGCGTAATCGCACCGGCGTGGGTGCGCGCGATGCCCGTCACCTTGTGACCCATGTCGGACACCAGCGATTCCAGATCCATCGCGATGATCGCTTCATCCTCGATGATCAGGATCCGGCCAGAAACGCTGTCCGCCATTTCACGGTGTGCGACATCGATCAGATGCACGACTTCGGATTCGTCGATCGACATGATGTCGGCGATTTCCGCGTGGCTGAATTCCTCGATGGTGTGCAGCAGAAGCGCCTCGCGCGTGTTGGCGGTCAGCTTTGCGAGGTGACGCTGTGCGGCCCCCTCGATGCCCAACGGCAACTCGCCCGGATCGGAGGTATCGGTGCTGATCCACATCATGTGCAGCGTCTTGAACAGCGCGGATTTCGGCGAAATCTGTGTGTCAAAAATGCTGCGGTCTTCCAGAATCGCTTCGAGTGTGGCGGCGGCATAGGCGTCACCACTCGACTGCGTGCCCGTCAATGCCCGCGCGTAACGGCGCAGATAGGGCAGATAGGTTCCGATTGCGGTGGTAATATCCTGCTGTGCAGTGCCGTTTGACATAGTCTTTTTTTCCTGTCTTTCCCTATCGCGGGAACCGAACGCGTATCGCCGCGTTTGGGTTCCTCTAGGCCGAGTGTAGAATTTAGATAATGGCAGGCGGGCAAATGTCCAACGATACCCCGAGCGAAAAGGCGCGTCATCAGATCGACGCCAATCTTAAGCGTGTCTTCCGTGAGCAGGAGCAGGCCGATTTGCCGGACCGTCTGAAGGAACTTTTGGCCAAGCTCAAGGAACAGGACTCGGCCGGTCAGGATGGAAAAGCATGACCGCCGATCCGCGCGACGAACTTGTCAATCACCTGCCGGCCCTGCGTGCCTTTGCCATTTCGCTGACCCGGAACGGGTCAACGGCCGATGACATGGTGCAGGATACGGTCGTGAAGGCCTGGACCAACATCGAAAAATTTGAACCCGGCACGAACATGCGCGCCTGGTTGTTCACGATTTTGCGCAATACGTTCTATTCCAGCCGCCGCAAGGCCAAGCGGGAAGTGGCCGATGTTGATGGGATCTTTACAGAGAATATGGCCGAAAAGCCCGCCCATGACGGCCATTTGCAGATGACCGACTTTCGTCACGCCTTTGCCAAGCTGCCAGACGAACAGCGGGAAACCCTGATCCTTGTCGGGGCGTCCGGCTTTTCCTATGAAGAGGCCGCCGCGATGTGTAACGTCGCTGTCGGAACGATCAAGAGCCGGGCAAACCGTGGTCGCAAGCGGCTCGCGGAATTGATGCACCTTGACGCCGATGGCCCCGTCGAACTGACGGACAAGGTCACAATCGCCGTGGTCGCCAACAACGGCAATTCGGCATTTTGATGTCGTCCGCGCCGGACGGAAAAGACGACCGCTGGCCGTTGTTGCAAAGCCTGCCGTTTCGGGTCGTGGCATTTCTGTCGCTGGCCTTGCTGCCGATCGGTCTGCTCGCGATCTGGCAGACCCAGAATCTGGACGAGACGCTGCGCGCCCGGACGGCGCTGTCATTGGTGGCCCTGACAGAGCTTGCGATTTCAGGCGAGCGGCAGACCCTGCAACGGGCAATCGGTGCCGCACGCAGCCAAGCGACAACCGTGGGGCTGACGTCCGATGACCCTGAAGCGTGCAGCGCCGCTTTTCGGGCTTTCCGGGATTCGGACCCCAGCATCAGCTTTGCCGGTGTTCTTCAGACATCGGGCATGATCGCCTGCTCGTCGGAAAGTGCACCGTTTTCGATCGGCACCGATGACCGCGCACGCGCGGTGGCCAGCAGCGCGGACACGGTCCTGAATACACGGCTGGGTGCCGAACCGGGTGAAAGCAACAGTGTCATTCTGTTGCAACCCATCGTGCGGGACGGGACGGTCGCCGGTCAAATCGTGCTGGCTTTGCCGACCGACACATTGACCGGTATGCCCGACCTCGACAATTCCGCGCCGCCGCTGTCCCTTGTCATCTTTGACCGCAACGGCCAGATCATAGCGTCGCAGGGCGAAGCGCCGGTCAATCCGGTCGTCGACCTGTCGCAAGAGGCTTTGCTGCGGCTGGGCGCCGACCCGTCGACCTTTGTCGGGCGCAACGCGGATGGCCAGCGGCGTGTCTTCGTCATGCTGACGCTGGTGCCCGGCCTTGCCTACGCCATGACCGGGTGGGCCCCGACCGAAGGCTTCCTCGCGAGCACCGCGATCACGCTGCCGTCGTTCTTTCTGCCCGCGCTGATGTGGCTGGCAAGCCTTCTGGTCGCGTATTTCGCCGTCCACCGTCTGGTGGTCAGCCCGGTCCAGGATCTGCGCAGCCGGATGCGCCGCTTTGCCGCTGACCGGGCGCTGCCGAAAGCCAAGAACACCGAAATGCTGCCGCAAGAGCTTTTCGACCTGGAACAGACCTTCGTCAACATGGCCTACGATCTGATCGACGATGAAGCCCGGATGGAAAACAGCCTGCGTGAAAAGAACGTGTTGCTGAAAGAAGTCCATCACCGGGTCAAAAACAATCTGCAAATGATCTCGTCGATCATGAACATGCAGATCCGGACGGCCCAATCGGACGAAAGCCGTCATGCCCTGAAACGGCTGCAGGACCGTGTCCTTGGCCTCGCGACGGTGCATCGCTACATCTATCAATCCAAGGATCTGGCCCGCACCGAGGCGCGGCCTTTGATGGCCGATATCTGCGGCACGCTTTTTGCCCAGCTTTCGGAAATCGGCAATGACATCGAACATGATCTGAAGGTCGATAATTTCCACCTGCTGCCGGATCAGGCCGTGCCCCTCGCTCTTCTGGTCGGTGAAGTCGGAACAAATGTGACCCAGCAACTGGGCGCGGCACCTCGGACGGATGGGGCCCAACGCTTTATGCGGTTCAGCCTGTTGATTGTTGCGCCGGGAATGGCGCAATTCCAGTGCAGCACATCGGCCGTTCTGTCTCAGGATCACAAAGGGAAGGGTGTCGGCCATCAGTTGATCCGAGCGTTTTCCGTCCAGTTGGGTGGCAAAGTCGAAACGGCTGAAACCGCCGACGGGCACACGGTCACGGTCGCTTTCCCGATCACGACGGACATTCCGGACCCCCTCGACTATTGACGCTGCACCGCTGCAAATCAGCCACAGCACGAGGTTAGTGGTCGCAAGACGTCAAACCCGGGAACCGAATCCATCCAAGGCTCGTTTGGTTACAAGCTAGGATGGAACTGACCATGACCTTCGATGTATTTCTTGCCAGCATGGCCGCGATCGGCCTGGCGGCGCTTATGATCTTCCTCCTCACACGCAAGGGGGATCCCTTTAGCGGGGGAACGCGGCAGTCCGTGCGGACCAACGACCGACGCCAACGGGACGACCGGAACCAAAGATAAAAGGCCCGCCAAAAGGCGGGCCTTTCAGTCTTTCTATTTGCGCAGCTGATCCCGGATTTCGATCAGGACGTCCAGTTCGGATGGACCGGTGTGGACATCAGGCGCGATATCATCCGGCCGCTCTGCCTGTGATTTGATGCTGTTGACGGCCTTGACCAGCATGAACACCACGAAGGCGATGATGAGGAAATTGATGCAGGCCGTGATGAAAGCACCGTAGGCAAACACGGCTGCACCGGCATCCCGCGCAATCTGCAGACCGGCATTATCCGGTACGGTGCCAGACAGTACGACGTACATGTTGCTGAAATCGACCCCGCCAAGGATCAGGCCAATGATCGGGTTGATCAGATCACCCACCAAAGACGTCACGATGGCCGTAAAGGCCGCGCCGATGATGATACCTACGGCAAGATCCATGACATTGCCCTTGGCAATGAAATCCTTAAATTCGTTCAGCACGCTTTTGTCCCCCTGTGATTCAGACTGCGACGGTTTGCCGCTTTCCTGCAATGCGCGCCACCTTTATCGCCTTTGTAGAAAAAAAGAAGCCGTTTCAACGCGCCACGCGCCCCAAAATGTGGACCATGCAATGACCGACCTTTCAGCTTTCCCCATCACATCACGCTGGCCGGCCGCCGATCCGACGGTGATTCAGCTGTACTCCTATCCCACGCCCAACGGCGTGAAGGTTTCCATCGCCCTTGAAGAGATGGGGTTCGCCTACGAGCCGCATCTCGTGACCCTCAAAGATGCCGACGTGAAATCCGACGCTTTCACCTCCCTCAACCCGAACGGCAAGATCCCGGCCATCATTGATCCGAACGGGCCGGACGGCCCCATCGGCCTATTCGAATCCGGCGCGATCCTGATCTATCTGGCTGAAAAGTCCGGCAAGCTTCTGGGCCGGACCGCCGCCGACAAGGCGCGGATCATCCAGTGGGT from Loktanella sp. M215 includes the following:
- a CDS encoding Crp/Fnr family transcriptional regulator; the protein is MATKCSQCPLRRHSLFKPMNEQDVLAMQRFKVGELTIEAGTPVLIEGSNSPQLFTALRGMGLRYKTTMDGGRQVVNFVFPGDFIGLQAGVMGEMAHSVEASSKMTLCVFNRSELWNFFKSHPERGFDITWLAAVEEHFLGEALTSIGQRSAFEALSWALLRTFVRAEAIGLVQNRRMNLPYRQQDLADALGLSLVHTNKTLSKLRDQQLADWSDGHLTINDKVKLAEIARVELDLVPRRPLM
- a CDS encoding response regulator — encoded protein: MSNGTAQQDITTAIGTYLPYLRRYARALTGTQSSGDAYAAATLEAILEDRSIFDTQISPKSALFKTLHMMWISTDTSDPGELPLGIEGAAQRHLAKLTANTREALLLHTIEEFSHAEIADIMSIDESEVVHLIDVAHREMADSVSGRILIIEDEAIIAMDLESLVSDMGHKVTGIARTHAGAITLGQSERPDLILADIQLADNSSGIDAVNELLGEFGDMPVIFITAFPERLLTGDKPEPAFLIAKPYTEDQVRSAVAQAMFFSSTETLNV
- a CDS encoding NepR family anti-sigma factor, with protein sequence MSNDTPSEKARHQIDANLKRVFREQEQADLPDRLKELLAKLKEQDSAGQDGKA
- a CDS encoding RNA polymerase sigma factor, producing the protein MTADPRDELVNHLPALRAFAISLTRNGSTADDMVQDTVVKAWTNIEKFEPGTNMRAWLFTILRNTFYSSRRKAKREVADVDGIFTENMAEKPAHDGHLQMTDFRHAFAKLPDEQRETLILVGASGFSYEEAAAMCNVAVGTIKSRANRGRKRLAELMHLDADGPVELTDKVTIAVVANNGNSAF
- a CDS encoding sensor histidine kinase; protein product: MSSAPDGKDDRWPLLQSLPFRVVAFLSLALLPIGLLAIWQTQNLDETLRARTALSLVALTELAISGERQTLQRAIGAARSQATTVGLTSDDPEACSAAFRAFRDSDPSISFAGVLQTSGMIACSSESAPFSIGTDDRARAVASSADTVLNTRLGAEPGESNSVILLQPIVRDGTVAGQIVLALPTDTLTGMPDLDNSAPPLSLVIFDRNGQIIASQGEAPVNPVVDLSQEALLRLGADPSTFVGRNADGQRRVFVMLTLVPGLAYAMTGWAPTEGFLASTAITLPSFFLPALMWLASLLVAYFAVHRLVVSPVQDLRSRMRRFAADRALPKAKNTEMLPQELFDLEQTFVNMAYDLIDDEARMENSLREKNVLLKEVHHRVKNNLQMISSIMNMQIRTAQSDESRHALKRLQDRVLGLATVHRYIYQSKDLARTEARPLMADICGTLFAQLSEIGNDIEHDLKVDNFHLLPDQAVPLALLVGEVGTNVTQQLGAAPRTDGAQRFMRFSLLIVAPGMAQFQCSTSAVLSQDHKGKGVGHQLIRAFSVQLGGKVETAETADGHTVTVAFPITTDIPDPLDY
- the mscL gene encoding large conductance mechanosensitive channel protein MscL; this translates as MLNEFKDFIAKGNVMDLAVGIIIGAAFTAIVTSLVGDLINPIIGLILGGVDFSNMYVVLSGTVPDNAGLQIARDAGAAVFAYGAFITACINFLIIAFVVFMLVKAVNSIKSQAERPDDIAPDVHTGPSELDVLIEIRDQLRK
- a CDS encoding glutathione S-transferase family protein, producing MTDLSAFPITSRWPAADPTVIQLYSYPTPNGVKVSIALEEMGFAYEPHLVTLKDADVKSDAFTSLNPNGKIPAIIDPNGPDGPIGLFESGAILIYLAEKSGKLLGRTAADKARIIQWVMFQMGGVGPMFGQLGYFYKFAGKDIDDPRPQQRYITEAKRLLGAVEAALAGQEWIAGDFSIADIALAPWLNALDFYGAKEVTGYTDLTHVPDYVDRFFARPAVQKAKSIPDPKA